In Fusarium musae strain F31 chromosome 7, whole genome shotgun sequence, a single window of DNA contains:
- a CDS encoding hypothetical protein (EggNog:ENOG41) — protein sequence MSPPLLKTVRTLKDSTFEACARISAHLKASASASGTAENGARAGRNDLKPLTIELRLLGGTLYSLESLIVELSVDNDAADSTLGITPSASGSENDPSQEWPIIDGYEILLTAIKSFHHLATSDGIKAARSSLQDIRSKLAFVLGISDTLEDISLRLTLLESEPLPQLLVQKEYDPEAIESPVQAPYDDEQGEARPEDVSAWLNILNSPENDREPAEYNKEITLVQSRRITEPAYRIAATRWPNYAEIYWQKLRPQVCSLFRVQKSYNFVQWVLEYARETYPRTFGTMALSPRCLLELTDALCNGSVLPLHIAAALGLPNLCRDLLSMGANVNQPGLLGTPLYCALVGSKVLITRTEPVSWPTLLVGNDSDVDQAATILLLVENGADCSFRYSWKDAAEEVSLAGLAFWAAMKTKHEAIFTNIIKGYANATQGKGSTDIAKGDALDSSFCLLLQREPVVKRGLLHRTRFARLLTYVYDLTLVGIETESTEHNWLQELVARLMVHANIKLSPVGDGKVDTLKDSNFAAAVRTAVLDFNVILVDRLIKDPRFSADFKHDKEETLLHMAAESAQNEILEMLIEAGADTRARDSSGRTPLMVCNEVSPMAKLILEHGVPTFDKDNGGRNVWHYFAATNEDDILKFLWDNDPYKIRNLNAVDEQGRTPLQAAFAHVEALQQSPKTSTSAAPFAAYFLLEKSQGYIRAEGNENLARWAVEWGNLGLVRQLFHLFPQANVNDELLLKSLNMSASPELVSLVLDRAGPSRPFADGTTAAETVIANVKLLKEGRLTRNPSSHPSCAPSMTRSAYMKLLTPEVIKSRDSKGRGIWLRFTQDILPLMSTNALAQPTSLYFLSSFMSMAVSCLVDVGALADYENENKKWAISCIATKGADMPPEWYHWHMSFVATILVGWLSDRDRQGIELGIKGFFNEDEAGHLLWKLVSFRMPEVVQLLVQCGCDAHKPRRALDGRSVFEKFLADQPIDVSMIRPLLFGTTHHQLRRRQQYIFTELVRVADETVSVEVLEQLINEGLDVDGLEIPA from the coding sequence ATGTCGCCTCCATTGTTGAAGACCGTTCGTACATTGAAGGATTCCACATTTGAAGCTTGTGCCCGCATCAGTGCCCATCTGAaggcatctgcatctgcatctggaACCGCAGAGAACGGAGCCAGAGCTGGCAGAAATGACCTCAAACCCTTGACCATCGAGTTAAGGCTTCTTGGAGGCACACTTTATAGTCTCGAGTCCCTCATCGTCGAGTTGTCTGTGGACAATGATGCCGCCGACAGCACACTGGGTATCACCCCTAGCGCGTCTGGATCAGAAAATGACCCTTCACAAGAATGGCCAATTATCGATGGGTATGAGATACTCCTCACTGCCATAAAGTCCTTTCATCATCTCGCCACCTCTGATGGGATTAAAGCCGCTAGATCATCACTCCAGGACATCCGATCCAAATTAGCGTTTGTGCTCGGAATCTCAGACACCCTTGAGGATATCTCGCTTCGGCTCACTCTACTCGAATCAGAACCACTGCCCCAACTTCTGGTGCAGAAGGAATACGACCCAGAGGCTATCGAGTCACCTGTGCAGGCCCCCTATGACGATGAGCAGGGTGAAGCTAGACCCGAAGATGTTTCCGCTTGGCTAAATATCTTGAATTCGCCTGAAAATGATCGCGAACCTGCAGAATACAACAAAGAGATCACATTAGTCCAATCACGCCGCATAACAGAGCCAGCATATAGAATAGCGGCTACAAGATGGCCAAATTACGCAGAGATTTACTGGCAAAAGCTTCGACCTCAAGTCTGCTCCCTGTTTCGTGTCCAAAAGTCGTACAACTTTGTACAGTGGGTTCTTGAGTATGCCAGGGAGACTTACCCTCGAACATTCGGCACGATGGCCCTTTCGCCAAGGTGTCTTCTCGAGCTGACTGATGCGCTCTGTAACGGATCTGTCTTGCCACTTCATATTGCTGCTGCCCTCGGGTTGCCTAACCTGTGCAGAGACCTGCTTTCAATGGGCGCCAACGTCAACCAGCCCGGTCTTCTCGGCACGCCACTATATTGTGCCCTCGTAGGCAGCAAGGTTCTTATCACCCGTACAGAGCCAGTATCGTGGCCGACTCTTCTCGTTGGTAACGACTCTGATGTCGATCAGGCGGCGACTATCCTATTGCTTGTCGAAAATGGCGCAGATTGCTCGTTTCGGTATTCTTGGAAAGATGCCGCTGAAGAGGTATCACTCGCAGGTTTGGCCTTTTGGGCTGCAATGAAGACCAAACATGAAGCAATCTTTACAAACATCATCAAAGGATATGCAAATGCCACTCAAGGCAAAGGGTCCACTGACATCGCCAAAGGAGACGCACTAGACTCTTCTTTTTGTCTCCTTTTACAGCGAGAACCTGTAGTCAAACGTGGTCTGCTTCATCGAACTCGATTTGCGCGCTTGCTCACATACGTCTATGACTTGACATTGGTCGGCATTGAAACAGAGTCCACAGAGCATAACTGGCTCCAAGAACTGGTTGCTCGACTCATGGTGCATGCCAACATTAAGCTTTCCCCCGTGGGTGACGGAAAGGTGGACACATTGAAAGACAGCAACTTTGCTGCTGCCGTTCGGACGGCCGTTTTGGACTTTAATGTGATTTTGGTGGATCGTCTGATCAAAGACCCAAGGTTCTCTGCCGACTTCAAACACGATAAGGAAGAGACGCTTCTCCACATGGCTGCTGAGTCTGCACAGAACGAGATTCTGGAAATGCTTATTGAAGCCGGGGCTGataccagagccagagactCAAGTGGTCGCACACCACTCATGGTCTGTAACGAAGTTAGTCCTATGGCCAAGCTGATTCTCGAGCACGGTGTACCGACTTTTGATAAGGACAATGGCGGCCGCAACGTTTGGCACTACTTCGCCGCAACTAACGAAGACGACATACTCAAATTCCTGTGGGATAACGATCCTTACAAGATACGCAACTTGAACGCCGTCGATGAACAAGGGCGTACGCCACTACAGGCAGCGTTTGCTCACGTTGAGGCTCTTCAGCAATCTCCCAAGACCTCCACGTCCGCCGCACCGTTTGCAGCTTACTTTCTGCTCGAGAAAAGCCAAGGGTATATACGAGCGGAGGGCAATGAGAACCTGGCTCGATGGGCTGTTGAATGGGGTAATCTGGGACTGGTACGACAGCTGTTCCATCTCTTTCCCCAGGCTAACGTGAATGATGAATTACTCCTCAAGTCACTTAACATGTCGGCTTCACCGGAGTTGGTCTCATTGGTACTTGACAGGGCTGGGCCCTCTCGGCCATTCGCTGACGGCACAACGGCAGCAGAGACAGTCATCGCAAATGTCAAGCTCTTGAAGGAAGGTCGATTGACTCGTAACCCGTCGTCACATCCTTCCTGCGCCCCAAGCATGACACGCAGCGCTTATATGAAGCTTCTTACGCCTGAAGTCATCAAATCGCGAGATTCAAAGGGGCGAGGTATTTGGCTGCGGTTCACACAGGATATCCTCCCATTGATGAGTACTAATGCGCTTGCACAACCTACATCCCTCTATTTCCTATCCTCTTTCATGTCCATGGCTGTATCCTGCTTGGTCGACGTGGGCGCCCTCGCAGACTACGAAAACGAGAACAAAAAATGGGCTATCAGCTGCATCGCGACGAAAGGGGCTGACATGCCACCGGAATGGTACCATTGGCACATGTCGTTCGTCGCCACTATCTTGGTCGGCTGGTTGTCCGATAGGGATCGACAGGGCATCGAACTCGGCATCAAGGGCTTCTTCAACGAGGACGAGGCGGGGCATCTGCTGTGGAAGCTCGTTAGCTTCCGCATGCCAGAAGTCGTCCAACTGCTCGTCCAATGTGGCTGCGACGCGCACAAGCCTCGACGGGCCCTCGATGGCAGATCGGTTTTCGAGAAATTCCTAGCTGATCAGCCTATTGATGTGAGCATGATCCGGCCCCTGTTGTTCGGCACGACGCATCATCAGCTTAGGCGGCGACAACAGTATATATTCACGGAGCTCGTCCGGGTAGCTGATGAAACGGTCTCTGTGGAGGTTCTCGAGCAGCTGATTAATGAGGGattggatgttgatggcttgGAAATACCTGCGTAA